Part of the Arthrobacter sp. MMS18-M83 genome is shown below.
TCTACTGGCTCATGGCGGACGCACTGATCAAGATCGAAAAAGGACTCTACGCGGCGCAGGCCAATGGAAAGATGTGGAGCGCTTGGAAGGTCGCGTCCAAGACTCCCGCCGGGACCGGATCCAAGACCTTCACCCTCGAGCCGGCCGACGATACCCCCATCACCGAAGCACTGCCTGGCCAGTACATCAGCGTCAAGGTCACGCTCCCTGACGGCCTGCGCCAGGTCCGTCAGTACTCTCTTTCCGGCGACGCCGGCACGAGCCGAAGCTTCACTACCAAGATCGACGACGGCGGCGAGGTCTCGCCTGTGCTGCACCACACCGTAGAGGTTGGCGACGTCCTTGAGATCTCCAATCCCTATGGCGAGATCACGCTGAAGGACGGCAACGGCCCAGTGGTCCTCGCCTCCGCCGGCATCGGCTGCACTCCCACGGCATCCATCCTGCGCGCGCTCGCAGATTCCGGCTCCGACCGTCAGGTCCTGGTCCTGCACGCGGAGAGCAACCTGGACAGTTGGGCGTTGCGCGGGCAGATGACGGACGACGTCGAGCGCTTGGATGGAGCCGAGCTCCAGCTCTGGCTGGAGGAACCGCAGCCCGGGTCCAAATCGGGCTTCATGTCACTGCGCGAAGTGGACCTGCCGGCCGACGCATCGCTCTACCTGTGCGGGCCGTTGCCGTTCATGAAGCACATCCGCAACGAAGCCATCAATGCCGGAATCCCTGCCACGAAGATTCACTACGAGGTCTTCGGACCGGACATCTGGCTGGCGAACTAGCTAGCAGTAGACGTCGTTTAGAGGCCGCATAACGACCGCATAACGACAACAAGTGCGACTCAGTTGGGCCGGCGGACCACCAGCAGCGGCAGCATCACCTCGTCCACCACCTTCACCAGGAAATCGTCATCGATCGGTGCTCCCGAGAAG
Proteins encoded:
- a CDS encoding globin domain-containing protein; this encodes MLSDKSFPVIEATLPLVGSRIGDITPKFYARLFAAHPELLDGLFSRSNQRSGSQQQALAGSIAAFASHLVNNPGTLPETVLSRIAHRHASLGITEPQYQVVYEHLFAAIAEDLAEVITPEIAEAWTEVYWLMADALIKIEKGLYAAQANGKMWSAWKVASKTPAGTGSKTFTLEPADDTPITEALPGQYISVKVTLPDGLRQVRQYSLSGDAGTSRSFTTKIDDGGEVSPVLHHTVEVGDVLEISNPYGEITLKDGNGPVVLASAGIGCTPTASILRALADSGSDRQVLVLHAESNLDSWALRGQMTDDVERLDGAELQLWLEEPQPGSKSGFMSLREVDLPADASLYLCGPLPFMKHIRNEAINAGIPATKIHYEVFGPDIWLAN